The Kineococcus rhizosphaerae DNA window CCCTGCACGATCTGACCGAGGTCGCTGCCGGCGGCGAGCACGCCCAGGGCCACCCCGTGCTGCTGCGCCGCCTGCGCCCCGACCTGCGCCAGCTCCTCCCAGCTGCCGACGTCGGTCGGCAGCCGGTACTGCGAGAACAGGTCCTCGCGCTGGTAGTAGACGACCATCGGCGTGTCGGAGTCGAGCGCGTAGAGCTTGCCGTCCTTGGTGTACGGCGCCCTGCGCGCGGCGATGAGGTCGTCGCCGAGGCCGGCCACGCGGTCGGTCCAGTCGTACAGCAGCCGCTCGGCGAGGTCGCCGCGCTGCAGGCGGGCGAACTGCCCGATCTCGATGCCGATGACGTCGGGTTTCCCGCGTCCGGCGACGGCCTGGGCCAGCAGCTTCGTGACGAGGTCCTGCGCCCCGGCGCGCGTGGCGTCCAGGGTGTAGCGGAAGTCCGTCGCCGCGTCGGCGTCCGGGATCCCGTCCCGGAAGAACGTCTCGTACCCCTCGTCGTGGGTCCAGAAGTCCAGCGTGACGTCTCCGGACGTGACGGGGGCGGCGAGGCCGGATCCGCAGCCGGCGAGCAGGGCTGCTCCACCGACGGCCGACCCGGTGAGCTTCAGCGCCTGCCGGCGGCTGATTCCCGTGGGCGACATCATTGTCCTCTCCGTGCGAAAGGGGTCCTCAGGGGGGTGGTGCCGTCGAGGCCCGCACGACGAGCGACGGGACGGCACGGAGGCGGTCGCCGGCGGCGGCGCGTCCTTCGATGCGGTCGATCAGGGTGCTGACGGCCCGGTCGGCCGTGAGCTGGAACTCCTGCCGCAGGGTCGTCAGCGGCGGGTTGACGAACTCCGCGACGGGGATGTCGTCCACCCCGACCACGGACAGGTCCTGCGGCACGCGACGGCCGGCCTCCGTCCACGCGCGGACGACGCCGAGGGCCATCTCGTCGTTGGCGCAGAACACGGCGGTGACGGAGGGGTCGGTCAGCAGCCGCCGACCCGCGCGGTGGCCCGAGGCCGCCGACCAGTCGCCGGTCAGGGGCTCGGGGACGACGGCACCGGCGTGCTGCAGGGCCCGGCGCCAGCCCTCGGTCCGGTCCCGGGCGGTCCACCACTCGACGGGGCCGCCGACGTGGTGGACCGTGCGGTGCCCGAGGTCGAGCAGGTGCTGCACGGCCGCGGCGACGGCCGCGATCCAGTCGCTGCCGTCGACGTCCCCGTCGTGCCCGAGGGTGAGCACGGGCAGCGGCGGGGGGCTGGCCAGCAGCGGGTGGTCGTCGACCGGCTCGTCGACGAGGATGCCGTCGACCCCTTGCGCGAGCAGGGAGTCCACGGCGGCCGACAGGTCCCCGG harbors:
- a CDS encoding LacI family DNA-binding transcriptional regulator, with protein sequence MADRRPAGIEVARLAGVSQKTVSRVVNGEPNVSSEVRDRVLRVAEELGYRPNKAARALLTGRHQRLGVVWTGANLHGPTQTLVTVELAARARGYSVSVTSAGPSGDLSAAVDSLLAQGVDGILVDEPVDDHPLLASPPPLPVLTLGHDGDVDGSDWIAAVAAAVQHLLDLGHRTVHHVGGPVEWWTARDRTEGWRRALQHAGAVVPEPLTGDWSAASGHRAGRRLLTDPSVTAVFCANDEMALGVVRAWTEAGRRVPQDLSVVGVDDIPVAEFVNPPLTTLRQEFQLTADRAVSTLIDRIEGRAAAGDRLRAVPSLVVRASTAPPP